From the genome of Acinetobacter sp. TR3:
TGAAATTACAGAGCGTCACCGTCATCGCTATGAAATGAATGATCGTTTCATTCCTACACTTGAACAAGCGGGCATGAAAATTTCAGGTTATTCATCAGTACAACATTTAGTTGAAACTGTAGAAATTCCTGAACATCCTTGGTTTATTGCTGTACAATTCCACCCAGAATTTACAAGCTCGCCACGTGATGGTCATCCATTATTTGCTGGTTTCATTGAAGCTGCAAAAAAACAGCATCAAAAGTAAGTACTAAGTTTTAAATAAACTGGGAAAGTTTGAATGTCACAATTAAAACCACAAGAAGTTGTACGTTTAGGCGATATACAAATGGCAAATCATTTGCCATTTGTATTATTTGGCGGAATGAACGTATTAGAGTCAAAAGATTTAGCATTTGAAATTGCTGAAACTTATGTTGATATTTGCAAACGCTTAGATATCCCTTATGTATTTAAGGCAAGCTTTGATAAAGCAAACCGTTCAAGCCTAAACTCTTATCGTGGACCGGGTTTGGAGAAAGGAATTGAATGGCTCGCGGACATTAAAAAGCATTTTAATGTGCCAATTATTACGGACGTTCATGAACCTTACCAAGCAGCGCCTGTTGCTGAAGTTGCGGACATTATCCAACTCCCAGCTTTCTTAAGTCGCCAGACTGATCTTGTTGAAGCAATGGCAAAAACACAAGCCATTATCAATATCAAAAAAGCACAATTCTTAGCACCACACGAAATGCGCCATATTTTGCATAAGTGTTTGGAAGCTGGAAACGATAAACTCATTCTTTGTGAACGTGGTTCAGCATTTGGCTATAACAACTTAGTTGTAGATATGCTTGGCTTCGACATTATGAAAGAAATGAACGTACCCGTATTCTTTGATGTAACGCATGCATTACAAACGCCTGGTGGACGTGCTGACTCTGCTGGTGGTCGCCGTGCTCAAATCACGACTTTAGCGCGTGCAGGTATGGCAACAGGTTTAGCGGGTCTGTTCTTGGAAGCACATCCAGAACCTGAAATCGCAAAATGTGATGGACCGTGTGCTTTGCGTTTATCTCAGCTTGAGCCATTCTTGGCGCAATTAAAAGAATTGGATACTTTAGTTAAAGGATTCAAAAAGTTAGATACCCATTGATGTAATTGTTTACATCTTATTTTCATTCAACAGAGGAATTGTTCATGAGCCAAATCGTTGACATCCGTGCACGTGAAATTTTGGACTCTCGTGGTAACCCAACCATCGAAGCAGATGTAATTTTAGAATCTGGCGTTGTTGGTCGTGCATGTGCGCCATCTGGTGCTTCGACTGGTTCTCGTGAAGCCTTAGAACTTCGTGATGGTGATAAAGCACGTTACTTAGGTAAAGGTGTTCGTACAGCAGTTAATAACGTAAATACGATTATCCGTGATGCTTTAGTCGGCAAATCAGTATTTGAACAAAAAGACATCGATAACACGATGATCGAACTTGATGGTACTGAAAACAAAGAAAAATTGGGTGCAAATGCAACTTTAGCAGTATCGTTAGCTGCTGCACGTGCTGCTGCTGATGAAAAGAAAATTCCTCTTTTCCAATACATCGCAGACCTACGTGGTCAAACGATTTTGACTATGCCTGTACCAATGATGAACATCATCAATGGTGGTTCGCATGCAGATAACAATGTTGATATTCAAGAGTTTATGATTGAGCCTGTAGGCTTTGGTTCATTCGCTGAAGCATTACGTGCGGGTGCTGAAATCTTCCATTCTCTAAAATCAGTTTTAAACAAAAAGGGTTTAAATACTGCTGTAGGTGATGAAGGTGGTTTTGCACCGAACTTACGTTCAAACGAAGAAGCAATCACTGTTATTCTTGAAGCGATTGGTCAAACGGGTTACAAAGCGGGTTCTGACATTATGTTAGCACTTGACTGTGCATCTTCAGAATTTTACAAAAATGGTCAGTACATCCTTGCAGGTGAAGGCAATAAAGCATTCACAAGCAATCAATTCTCTGATTATTTAGCTGGTCTTGTAAATCAATACCCAATCATCTCGATTGAAGATGGTCTAGATGAATCTGATTGGGAAGGTTGGAGCTACTTAACCTCAATCCTTGGTGACAAAATCCAGTTGGTTGGCGATGATTTGTTCGTAACCAATCCTAAGATTTTACAACGTGGTATCAATGAGAAAGTAGGTAACTCTATTCTCATCAAATATAACCAGATTGGTACATTGACTGAAACTTTAGATGCAATTTACCTTGCTAAAGCGAATGGCTATAGCACTGTAATTTCACACCGTTCTGGTGAAACTGAAGATTCTACAATTGCTGACTTGGCAGTAGGTACAGCGGCAGGTCAAATCAAGACGGGTTCACTATGCCGTTCTGACCGTGTAGCGAAATATAACCAATTACTTCGTATTGAAGAATTAACGAACGCAGCTTACCGCGGTAAAGCTGAATTCAAAGGTCTAAAATAAGGTCAAATAATCTATGTTGAATACTTCTGATCATCGTTCTTTACAAAAGAGAGAAACTCTGCAAATTCATAATCCTATAGAATTTACAGATAATCTTCCTTTAAGAAGGATGTAGGAGTTCTTCATGATAGAAATGTTTCGATCGACCTCGAGTAAATTGATTCTAGTGCTTGTCATCGCTTTGGTGACAAGTTTACAGTATCAATTTTGGCTAGGTGAGGGAGGGTATTTTCCTCATCAAGCCTTGACTCAACAGATTAAACAACAAGCAGAAGTAAATACGGAGCTTAAAGAGCGCAATCGTATTTTAGCAGCCGAAGTTTTCGACTTGAAAAATGGAACGGAAGCGATTGAAGAACATGCACGTTTGGATTTAGGTTTGGTTAAACCTAATGAAACTTTTGTGCAGATGAGCACAATCAGTACCCATTATAAACCGATTTATATTGATCCAAATGCAAAAATAGATGCAGCAACAAATGAAAACCCAGACTAAGCTGTGGGCTGTTGTTCCAGCCGCAGGTTCTGGCAGTCGTTTTTCGAAAACTGAATTAAAACAATATCAATATATTCAAAATCGTACTGTGCTTGAGCATACCGTTAATCGATTAAATACACTGGATTTAGCTGGTTGTGTACTTGCAATCGGTGAGAATGATAATTTTGCTCGAACACTTTCTTTTGATCATAAACAGAAATTACATTTTTGTTTAGGTGGAGTCGAACGAGTAAATTCTGTGCTCAATGCATTAATTTACTTATCTGATATTGCGGATGAAAATGATTGGGTATTGGTGCATGATGCTGCACGTCCATGTGTGACAACAGCATGCTTAGAAAAATTAGTAAAATCGGCAATCGACTCAGATCAAAGTAACATTTTAGCGATACCAGTCCGTGATACGCTTAAACAAGTACTCAATCAAAATCAAATTGAAAAAACAGTAAGTCGTGCGTTGTTATGGCAAGCACAAACACCGCAAATGGCTAAATTAGGTATTTTACGAAAAGCTATTGAAAAATCATTATTGGATAATATTCTAATTACAGATGAAGCAAGCGCTTTGGAATATATAAATGAACCTGTACACGTCGTACAAGGACGTTCAGACAATATTAAAATTACCTATACCGATGATTTAGAATTGGCTCGATTAATTCTTCAATCACAGCAACATACTTAATTTTTAATAGAAATAGCCTAAGTAAATTAATTATATACTTTTACACCAATATAAATGACAAAAAAAATGTGATTTGTTAAATTAAAAGAACATAATTTATAACGGATAAACAAATGAAAAAATTATTACTTTTAAGCTTTTTTACTTTTTCTTTTCTTGGATGTACATCTACACCATCAGAAACTTCAAACACTGTACAGGAAACGATACGTTATTCATCAAGTCCTTGTTTTGGTGCTTGTCCAATTTATTCGGTAGAAATCTCACCTTCTGGAACAGTGAATTTCAATGGTAAGCAATATACTAAAGTGACGGGTACTCAGAGTTTAATAACAGATCCTTCGGTATATAAAAAATTACAACAGGAGTTGAAAACTTATCGTCCAGAAACAGGTGCAAACGTTAAAACAACTGGCTGTCAGCAAACGGCAACTGATCAA
Proteins encoded in this window:
- the kdsA gene encoding 3-deoxy-8-phosphooctulonate synthase; the encoded protein is MSQLKPQEVVRLGDIQMANHLPFVLFGGMNVLESKDLAFEIAETYVDICKRLDIPYVFKASFDKANRSSLNSYRGPGLEKGIEWLADIKKHFNVPIITDVHEPYQAAPVAEVADIIQLPAFLSRQTDLVEAMAKTQAIINIKKAQFLAPHEMRHILHKCLEAGNDKLILCERGSAFGYNNLVVDMLGFDIMKEMNVPVFFDVTHALQTPGGRADSAGGRRAQITTLARAGMATGLAGLFLEAHPEPEIAKCDGPCALRLSQLEPFLAQLKELDTLVKGFKKLDTH
- the eno gene encoding phosphopyruvate hydratase, which gives rise to MSQIVDIRAREILDSRGNPTIEADVILESGVVGRACAPSGASTGSREALELRDGDKARYLGKGVRTAVNNVNTIIRDALVGKSVFEQKDIDNTMIELDGTENKEKLGANATLAVSLAAARAAADEKKIPLFQYIADLRGQTILTMPVPMMNIINGGSHADNNVDIQEFMIEPVGFGSFAEALRAGAEIFHSLKSVLNKKGLNTAVGDEGGFAPNLRSNEEAITVILEAIGQTGYKAGSDIMLALDCASSEFYKNGQYILAGEGNKAFTSNQFSDYLAGLVNQYPIISIEDGLDESDWEGWSYLTSILGDKIQLVGDDLFVTNPKILQRGINEKVGNSILIKYNQIGTLTETLDAIYLAKANGYSTVISHRSGETEDSTIADLAVGTAAGQIKTGSLCRSDRVAKYNQLLRIEELTNAAYRGKAEFKGLK
- the ftsB gene encoding cell division protein FtsB codes for the protein MIEMFRSTSSKLILVLVIALVTSLQYQFWLGEGGYFPHQALTQQIKQQAEVNTELKERNRILAAEVFDLKNGTEAIEEHARLDLGLVKPNETFVQMSTISTHYKPIYIDPNAKIDAATNENPD
- the ispD gene encoding 2-C-methyl-D-erythritol 4-phosphate cytidylyltransferase, whose product is MKTQTKLWAVVPAAGSGSRFSKTELKQYQYIQNRTVLEHTVNRLNTLDLAGCVLAIGENDNFARTLSFDHKQKLHFCLGGVERVNSVLNALIYLSDIADENDWVLVHDAARPCVTTACLEKLVKSAIDSDQSNILAIPVRDTLKQVLNQNQIEKTVSRALLWQAQTPQMAKLGILRKAIEKSLLDNILITDEASALEYINEPVHVVQGRSDNIKITYTDDLELARLILQSQQHT
- a CDS encoding DUF6438 domain-containing protein; its protein translation is MKKLLLLSFFTFSFLGCTSTPSETSNTVQETIRYSSSPCFGACPIYSVEISPSGTVNFNGKQYTKVTGTQSLITDPSVYKKLQQELKTYRPETGANVKTTGCQQTATDQPSAYFVWIRPDGTTTKLSHYTGCISPANIELNKLIDKLPKLIGIDDLVH